One stretch of Amycolatopsis tolypomycina DNA includes these proteins:
- a CDS encoding helix-turn-helix transcriptional regulator: MGVIWGQNRRDNPQRALAFLEDLLIECDAGVGETVLVGGAPASGKTHLQHQLVVRAKELGIVTLTASGAADERDVDGGVIDQLLASPLLPPWLTGCPAGTDADDRIAALCGAVHRLAGERPVLVAVDDLQHVDETSARLLLRLQRRAPSAALLLVLSHTDGSYAELPFTALPHRHVELTPLSVQAIAELVPAGGDGLPERIHELSAGNPLLVRALVDAHRGSADTGSAYSEAVQLLLHRYGSPLREVATAIAVLDSDVTADAVAIVAGVDPLEAEASTGRLADAGLVAGVRFRPPAAAAVLGGLRGPEKVRLHARAAEVKHLRGLSPADVARHLVAAGEAEADWALPVLVAAAEQVMLGDDIDFATRCLKLAASVAEARWEQQTISQLLAKITWRVNPAAAAPHLRSLREAGSLDRSDRLGLARQSLWLGERDTFERAFAALEHDGEPLDPRTSAELVLAGYWHYGVSTTTAGSGDPWLHTAQTLAEVWRTGGTAATSACAERILQNCRLSDTSLEALATAIVALAYDDKADRAEGWCTSLGEEAEYRGAVTWKAMLDAIGASLRLRRGDVGGAVDLANRALGMLDAPNWGVAITHPLATLLIAHTAAGAFKDAAAVLRHPLPDAALTTLGGVRYLRARGHFHLATNRGLAAVSDLQQCRRILVEQDLELPAILPWQADLAEANLGLGNTAPAVELAKQQLAAAPADAYSRGSALRVLALAGDAAARPALLERAAEAFKTAGDRLEVAKTMRTINQLSQRAERGSNLVKPVHALRQARSRPAPAVPRSTVRPEPASPSASVLSEAELRVAELAVDGHTNRQIAATLYITVSTVEQHLTRVYRKLGVAGRAALAGELDSPEGDR, encoded by the coding sequence ATGGGCGTGATCTGGGGGCAGAACCGCCGAGACAATCCGCAGCGGGCCTTGGCCTTTCTCGAGGACCTGTTGATCGAATGCGACGCCGGTGTGGGGGAGACCGTGCTGGTCGGCGGAGCGCCGGCCAGCGGGAAGACGCACCTGCAGCACCAGCTGGTGGTGCGGGCCAAGGAACTGGGCATCGTGACGCTGACCGCGTCGGGTGCCGCCGACGAGCGGGACGTGGACGGCGGCGTCATCGACCAGCTGCTGGCGAGCCCGCTGCTGCCGCCGTGGCTGACCGGGTGCCCGGCCGGGACCGACGCCGACGACCGGATCGCCGCGCTGTGCGGCGCGGTGCACCGGCTGGCCGGCGAACGCCCGGTGCTGGTGGCCGTCGACGACCTCCAGCACGTGGACGAGACCTCGGCGCGGCTGCTGCTGCGCCTGCAGCGGCGGGCGCCGTCCGCGGCGCTGCTGCTGGTGCTGAGCCACACCGACGGCTCCTACGCGGAGCTGCCGTTCACCGCGCTGCCGCACCGGCACGTCGAGCTGACGCCGTTGTCGGTCCAGGCGATCGCCGAGCTGGTGCCCGCCGGCGGTGACGGGCTGCCGGAGCGGATCCACGAGCTGAGTGCCGGGAACCCGCTGCTGGTCCGGGCCCTGGTCGACGCCCACCGCGGCAGCGCGGACACCGGCTCGGCGTACTCCGAGGCCGTGCAGCTGCTGCTGCACCGCTACGGTTCGCCGCTGCGTGAGGTGGCGACCGCGATCGCGGTGCTGGACAGCGACGTCACGGCCGACGCCGTCGCCATCGTCGCCGGGGTCGACCCCCTGGAGGCGGAGGCGTCGACCGGGCGGCTCGCCGACGCGGGCCTGGTCGCCGGCGTCCGGTTCCGGCCGCCGGCCGCGGCCGCGGTGCTCGGCGGGCTGCGCGGGCCGGAGAAGGTCCGGCTGCACGCCCGGGCCGCCGAGGTCAAGCACCTGCGCGGGCTGAGCCCCGCCGACGTCGCCCGGCACCTGGTCGCCGCGGGCGAAGCGGAGGCCGACTGGGCGCTGCCGGTGCTGGTCGCCGCGGCGGAGCAGGTGATGCTCGGTGACGACATCGACTTCGCCACCCGCTGCCTGAAGCTCGCCGCGTCGGTGGCCGAGGCCCGCTGGGAGCAGCAGACGATCTCCCAGCTGCTCGCCAAGATCACCTGGCGCGTCAACCCGGCCGCCGCCGCGCCGCACCTGCGGTCGCTGCGCGAGGCGGGTTCGCTGGACCGGTCGGACCGGCTCGGGCTCGCCCGCCAGTCGCTGTGGCTCGGCGAGCGGGACACCTTCGAGCGCGCCTTCGCCGCGCTGGAGCACGACGGCGAACCGCTCGACCCGCGCACCTCGGCGGAGCTCGTCCTGGCCGGCTACTGGCACTACGGCGTCTCGACGACCACGGCAGGCTCCGGCGATCCCTGGCTGCACACGGCGCAGACACTGGCCGAGGTGTGGCGCACCGGCGGCACGGCGGCGACTTCGGCGTGCGCGGAACGGATCCTGCAGAACTGCCGGCTGTCGGACACCTCGCTGGAAGCGCTGGCCACGGCGATCGTCGCGCTCGCCTACGACGACAAGGCCGACCGCGCGGAAGGCTGGTGCACCTCGCTCGGCGAAGAGGCCGAATACCGCGGCGCGGTCACGTGGAAGGCGATGCTCGACGCGATCGGCGCGAGCCTGCGGCTGCGCCGGGGCGACGTCGGGGGCGCCGTCGACCTGGCGAACCGGGCACTGGGCATGCTGGACGCGCCGAACTGGGGCGTCGCGATCACCCACCCGCTGGCCACCCTGCTGATCGCGCACACCGCGGCGGGGGCGTTCAAGGACGCGGCGGCGGTGCTGCGGCACCCGCTGCCGGACGCGGCGCTGACGACCCTGGGCGGGGTCCGCTACCTGCGGGCCCGCGGCCACTTCCACCTGGCGACCAACCGCGGTCTCGCGGCCGTCAGCGACCTGCAGCAGTGCCGCCGGATCCTCGTCGAGCAGGACCTCGAGCTGCCGGCGATCCTGCCGTGGCAGGCGGACCTGGCGGAGGCGAACCTCGGCCTCGGCAACACGGCACCGGCCGTCGAGCTGGCCAAGCAGCAGCTGGCCGCGGCCCCGGCCGACGCGTACTCGCGCGGCTCGGCCTTGCGGGTACTGGCATTGGCGGGCGACGCGGCGGCCCGGCCGGCGCTGCTGGAGCGGGCGGCGGAGGCGTTCAAGACCGCCGGCGACCGGCTCGAGGTGGCGAAGACGATGCGCACGATCAACCAGCTGAGCCAGCGCGCCGAGCGCGGCAGCAACCTGGTGAAACCGGTGCACGCACTCCGCCAGGCCCGGTCCCGGCCCGCGCCCGCGGTGCCTCGCTCGACAGTCCGCCCGGAACCGGCGTCCCCGTCGGCCTCGGTGCTGAGCGAGGCGGAACTGCGGGTGGCCGAGCTGGCCGTGGACGGCCACACGAACCGCCAGATCGCGGCGACGCTGTACATCACGGTGAGCACCGTGGAGCAGCACTTGACGAGGGTGTACCGCAAGCTCGGCGTGGCCGGCCGCGCGGCACTGGCCGGCGAACTCGACAGCCCCGAAGGAGATCGGTGA